Proteins from a single region of Aureibacter tunicatorum:
- a CDS encoding homoserine kinase, producing the protein MEKIKVFAPATVANVTCGFDVLGFAVNAPGDIIELQKADHNEVRILSITGDNGRLPKDAEKNTASVVIKAFLEAIGSKQGIDIHLEKQMPLGSGMGSSAASSAAAAFAINKLMGEPMSMKEALPFAMEGERIACGAAHADNVAPALLGGFVLIRSYDPLDVIKIKTPEHLYSTIVHPHIEVNTKDARNILRGQVPLDKAVKQWGNVGGLIAGLLQSDYEMISNSMEDTIIEPIRSILIPGYDVAKAAALKNNALGFGISGSGPSMFTLSQNEKTAKKIGESMRDAYKQLGIGSDVYTSKVNDEGPIILYSE; encoded by the coding sequence ATGGAAAAGATAAAAGTTTTTGCGCCTGCCACAGTAGCAAATGTGACATGTGGATTTGATGTGCTTGGCTTTGCAGTCAATGCTCCGGGCGATATTATAGAGCTCCAAAAAGCGGATCATAACGAAGTTAGAATCTTATCGATCACGGGAGACAATGGCAGATTGCCTAAAGATGCTGAAAAAAACACCGCATCAGTAGTTATTAAAGCATTTCTTGAAGCCATAGGCTCGAAACAAGGAATAGACATACATCTTGAAAAACAAATGCCCTTAGGCAGTGGAATGGGATCAAGCGCTGCGAGTTCCGCGGCAGCGGCATTCGCCATCAATAAGCTTATGGGGGAACCTATGAGCATGAAAGAAGCTTTGCCTTTCGCCATGGAAGGGGAGAGGATCGCCTGCGGAGCCGCCCATGCGGATAATGTCGCTCCAGCTTTATTAGGAGGTTTTGTGCTTATAAGAAGCTATGATCCTCTTGACGTCATTAAAATTAAGACACCTGAGCATTTGTATTCGACAATAGTGCATCCTCATATCGAAGTGAACACCAAAGATGCCCGTAATATCCTAAGAGGCCAAGTTCCTCTGGACAAAGCGGTAAAACAATGGGGAAATGTAGGTGGTTTGATCGCTGGATTATTGCAATCTGATTATGAAATGATTTCCAACTCCATGGAAGACACTATTATCGAGCCTATTAGATCAATACTTATTCCCGGATATGATGTCGCCAAAGCCGCTGCCTTGAAGAACAATGCTTTAGGCTTTGGAATTTCCGGTTCCGGGCCATCCATGTTCACCTTGTCCCAAAACGAAAAAACCGCTAAAAAAATCGGCGAATCCATGAGGGATGCATACAAGCAACTGGGCATAGGCAGCGATGTATACACATCAAAAGTCAATGACGAAGGCCCAATCATATTATATTCAGAATAA
- a CDS encoding cytochrome c3 family protein encodes MKRLGIISMFFILIASFLFTWNKNFQAPTGLSESLSTKESGIPSIPSDKGVFSRADFATEYQNMPADENHQRAMDEYYENRAFHGAPPSIPHPVEDDRDMGKSCMKCHDNGGFVPKYKAYAPVTPHPEMSNCKQCHVTQETTSLFKHNNFYKKKTPKVGENNALPGSPPVIPHQIQLRENCLSCHSGPSAPKEIRVSHPERSNCLQCHVVNDKGIIDIGTFSR; translated from the coding sequence ATGAAGAGATTGGGAATAATTTCGATGTTTTTTATTCTGATCGCCTCGTTTCTTTTTACTTGGAATAAAAATTTCCAAGCACCTACAGGCTTGTCAGAATCGCTCTCCACGAAGGAGAGCGGCATCCCGTCCATCCCTTCGGATAAAGGGGTATTTTCCCGCGCGGACTTCGCTACCGAATACCAAAACATGCCTGCTGATGAAAATCATCAAAGAGCAATGGATGAGTATTATGAAAACAGGGCTTTTCATGGAGCGCCTCCAAGCATTCCACACCCTGTAGAAGATGATCGCGACATGGGTAAATCATGCATGAAATGCCATGACAACGGAGGTTTTGTCCCAAAATACAAAGCATACGCTCCCGTGACACCGCATCCTGAAATGAGCAACTGCAAACAATGCCATGTAACGCAAGAGACAACAAGCCTATTCAAGCATAATAATTTCTATAAAAAGAAAACGCCAAAAGTAGGAGAGAATAACGCCTTGCCGGGCAGTCCTCCAGTAATTCCTCACCAAATTCAACTGAGGGAAAACTGTCTTTCTTGTCACTCGGGGCCAAGCGCGCCAAAAGAAATCAGGGTATCGCATCCTGAGCGCAGCAATTGCTTACAGTGCCATGTAGTCAATGACAAAGGTATAATCGATATCGGAACATTTAGCAGGTAA
- a CDS encoding molybdopterin-dependent oxidoreductase — translation MHTNNTNRRGFLKKLAVLSAMTAASTMFPGIIFAEDQEKGIPNNKGLDWKKAPCRFCGVGCGVLVGVENGKAVAVKGDPKSPVNKGLCCVKGYHSVISMYGKDRLTKPLVRKNGKLVETSMDEALTLIASKMQETIKEHGKDSVSIYGSGQWTIPDGYAASKLFKGCIGTNNVEANARLCMASAVTGFMTSFGIDEPMGCYDDIDHADVFILWGNNMAEMHPVLFSRMLDQRQKRDVKIIDFATRTTRTSMAADKSILFLPQSDLAVANAICYEIIANGWMNKSFVEEYCNFSKGLTDMGYGLEDKYSFNDKPEKINFDDFKAFLEDYTPEKVEKISGVSAKDIKYMARQYGDPNKKVMSLWCMGMNQHSRGTWINNLVYNIHLLTGKISEPGNSPFSLTGQPSACGTVREVGTLTHKLPHGVVNNKKHREFAAKIWDVPAENISPKPSYHTVEMFRALDRGDIRFMWIQVTNPMVTMPKLNRYRDGAKKEGRFIVVSDIYPTPTTDIADVILPSAMWVEREGMFGNSERRTQYFEQMVNPPGESMSDTWQLVEVAKKMGFEKQFYYKEETHVEEIYNEYRKHHDNKKHNLAPLQVLKDNPGMMWPYVDGKPTKWRFNAKYDPACDNGKAYHFYGKPDGKAVIWQRPYEPAAEVPDAEYPYWLNTGRVVEHWHTGSMTRRIPVLHKAMPYAYVELNPADAKRMQIKNGDNVKLTTRRGQIVLPASINERGVPAPMQVFVPFFDENKLINNITLDSFCPISKEPDYKKCAVKVEKA, via the coding sequence ATGCACACTAACAACACCAATAGGAGAGGCTTCCTAAAAAAGCTGGCTGTTTTGTCAGCCATGACAGCGGCATCCACCATGTTCCCGGGAATCATTTTCGCTGAAGATCAAGAAAAAGGAATTCCAAACAACAAAGGTTTAGATTGGAAAAAAGCTCCATGTAGATTTTGCGGAGTTGGTTGCGGTGTGCTAGTAGGTGTCGAAAATGGCAAAGCCGTAGCGGTAAAAGGCGATCCAAAATCTCCAGTAAACAAAGGACTTTGTTGCGTGAAAGGCTACCATTCAGTGATTTCCATGTATGGCAAAGACCGTCTTACGAAACCACTGGTGAGAAAGAATGGAAAGCTCGTCGAAACATCTATGGACGAGGCCTTAACCTTGATCGCATCCAAGATGCAGGAAACGATCAAAGAGCACGGAAAAGACTCGGTATCCATCTATGGCTCCGGGCAATGGACTATCCCTGACGGGTATGCGGCTTCCAAGCTTTTCAAAGGGTGCATCGGCACTAACAACGTAGAAGCTAATGCCAGACTTTGCATGGCCAGTGCCGTGACCGGGTTCATGACTTCCTTCGGCATTGACGAACCGATGGGATGCTATGATGATATTGATCACGCTGACGTATTTATCCTTTGGGGCAACAATATGGCTGAAATGCACCCGGTTTTATTCTCAAGAATGCTGGACCAACGTCAAAAAAGAGATGTCAAAATCATTGATTTTGCGACGAGAACAACCAGAACCAGCATGGCCGCGGACAAGTCAATACTATTTCTACCACAGTCAGATTTAGCCGTAGCGAATGCTATCTGTTATGAAATCATAGCCAATGGCTGGATGAACAAATCTTTTGTAGAAGAATACTGCAACTTCAGCAAAGGACTTACCGACATGGGCTACGGACTTGAAGATAAATACAGCTTCAATGACAAACCTGAAAAAATCAATTTTGATGATTTCAAAGCTTTTCTGGAAGACTACACTCCTGAAAAAGTAGAAAAGATTTCAGGCGTTTCAGCTAAGGATATCAAATACATGGCTCGCCAATATGGAGATCCTAATAAAAAAGTGATGTCGCTATGGTGCATGGGTATGAACCAGCACTCTCGAGGCACGTGGATCAACAACTTGGTTTATAATATTCACTTGCTTACAGGGAAAATTTCCGAGCCAGGAAATAGTCCATTCTCACTAACCGGCCAGCCAAGCGCCTGTGGTACAGTAAGAGAGGTAGGAACATTGACTCACAAGCTTCCTCATGGTGTAGTGAATAATAAAAAACACAGGGAATTCGCTGCCAAAATATGGGATGTTCCTGCGGAGAATATTTCTCCAAAACCATCTTATCATACTGTCGAAATGTTCAGAGCACTGGATAGGGGAGACATACGCTTCATGTGGATACAAGTTACCAATCCTATGGTGACTATGCCTAAGCTCAACCGATATAGGGACGGAGCTAAAAAAGAGGGCAGATTCATCGTTGTATCCGATATTTACCCAACTCCTACAACCGATATTGCCGATGTGATTCTTCCTTCCGCCATGTGGGTGGAAAGAGAAGGAATGTTTGGGAATTCTGAAAGAAGAACCCAATACTTCGAGCAAATGGTTAACCCTCCGGGAGAATCAATGTCCGACACTTGGCAGCTAGTGGAAGTAGCTAAGAAAATGGGCTTTGAAAAACAATTTTACTATAAAGAAGAAACTCATGTGGAAGAAATCTACAATGAGTATCGCAAGCACCATGACAATAAGAAGCATAACCTAGCGCCTCTTCAAGTTTTAAAAGACAATCCAGGCATGATGTGGCCTTATGTGGATGGCAAGCCTACAAAGTGGAGATTTAATGCCAAATACGATCCTGCTTGCGACAATGGCAAAGCTTATCACTTCTATGGAAAACCTGATGGGAAGGCAGTCATCTGGCAACGCCCATATGAACCTGCGGCAGAAGTACCAGACGCTGAGTATCCATACTGGCTTAATACGGGTCGCGTGGTTGAACATTGGCATACCGGCTCCATGACTCGCCGCATACCAGTGCTTCATAAAGCAATGCCTTACGCTTATGTGGAATTAAATCCAGCTGATGCCAAACGCATGCAAATCAAGAATGGCGACAATGTGAAGTTAACCACGCGAAGAGGGCAAATCGTATTGCCTGCCTCTATTAATGAAAGAGGCGTTCCTGCTCCTATGCAAGTGTTCGTTCCATTCTTTGACGAAAACAAGCTGATCAACAATATCACTTTGGATTCATTTTGTCCTATATCCAAGGAGCCTGATTATAAAAAATGCGCTGTTAAAGTCGAAAAAGCATAG
- the thrC gene encoding threonine synthase yields MRLYSTNGKSPEVSFEEAVFKGLPSDNGLFMPKEIKPLPNHFFEHIEELSFQEIAFEVTQSIIGDDIPSDDLQKIINEVLSFDAPVVNVHDNIHTLELFHGPTLAFKDFGARFMSRIMGYFLQEKAQKINILVATSGDTGSAVAQGFLGVPNINVTILYPKGKVSEIQEMQLTTNGQNIKALEIEGTFDDCQRMVKSAFLDEELSKKLGLSSANSINISRLIPQSFYYFYAYAQLKKQGKPVVFCVPSGNFGNLCGGLIAQKMGLPVHKFIAATNANDIVPTYLKEGKYEPKPSVQTISNAMDVGAPSNFARMQNLYEESLEAIREDIIGKSFTDEQTKEAIKRVFNQYGYILDPHGAVGYLAVEEYLKENPSEDVNTVFLETAHPCKFGDVVEPIIGQKIDIPQRLQEIVDREKQSTLMDANFESLKSYLLNENAEATDA; encoded by the coding sequence ATGAGATTATACAGCACTAATGGAAAATCCCCGGAGGTAAGCTTTGAAGAGGCTGTATTCAAAGGCTTGCCATCGGACAATGGTCTTTTCATGCCAAAGGAAATCAAACCTTTGCCTAACCACTTTTTCGAGCATATCGAAGAACTATCATTCCAAGAAATAGCTTTTGAAGTAACACAATCCATCATTGGTGATGATATTCCTAGCGATGACTTGCAAAAAATAATCAATGAAGTTCTTTCATTTGATGCTCCAGTTGTGAATGTGCATGACAACATCCATACACTTGAGTTATTTCATGGACCAACATTAGCGTTCAAAGATTTTGGCGCAAGATTCATGTCTCGAATCATGGGTTATTTCCTTCAAGAAAAAGCTCAGAAAATAAATATTCTAGTAGCTACATCAGGAGATACAGGAAGCGCTGTCGCTCAAGGATTCTTGGGAGTGCCAAATATCAATGTGACTATATTGTATCCAAAAGGAAAAGTCAGCGAAATCCAAGAGATGCAGCTGACTACTAATGGACAAAATATCAAGGCACTTGAAATCGAAGGAACTTTCGATGATTGTCAAAGAATGGTAAAGTCGGCATTCCTCGACGAAGAGCTTTCCAAGAAACTAGGATTAAGCTCTGCGAATTCCATTAATATCAGCAGGTTGATTCCACAATCGTTTTATTATTTTTATGCTTACGCTCAGTTAAAAAAACAAGGAAAGCCTGTCGTGTTTTGCGTGCCTAGCGGAAACTTTGGCAATCTATGCGGAGGGCTAATCGCTCAAAAAATGGGGCTTCCTGTTCACAAATTCATCGCAGCGACTAATGCAAATGACATAGTGCCGACATATTTGAAAGAAGGAAAATACGAGCCAAAACCTTCGGTGCAGACAATCTCGAATGCGATGGATGTCGGAGCTCCAAGCAATTTTGCCCGCATGCAAAATTTATACGAGGAAAGTCTTGAAGCTATCAGGGAAGACATCATTGGTAAAAGCTTTACTGATGAGCAAACCAAAGAGGCCATCAAAAGGGTTTTCAACCAATATGGCTATATTTTGGACCCGCATGGAGCCGTTGGGTATTTGGCTGTTGAAGAATATTTGAAAGAAAACCCATCGGAAGATGTGAACACAGTATTCTTGGAAACGGCTCACCCATGCAAATTTGGCGACGTTGTTGAGCCTATCATTGGACAAAAAATTGACATCCCGCAAAGACTGCAAGAGATTGTAGACCGAGAAAAGCAATCGACGCTTATGGATGCCAATTTCGAATCCTTGAAAAGTTACCTTTTAAATGAAAACGCCGAAGCTACCGACGCGTAA
- the thrA gene encoding bifunctional aspartate kinase/homoserine dehydrogenase I → MKLLKFGGTSVGSPESIRQVAEIVKDYKRKNLEFAMVNSAMGGITNKIIDAAHRASNSDETYKEIFADIETRHIATIKELIIIESQSRVIAQTKILLNELEDLLYGVSLIKELSLRTLDLILSFGERMASYVISEFLNQEGVPAEFLDARKLILTDKTFGNAKVDFEETNYNIVEHFKNTDKLQVITGFVASTERGATTTLGRGGSDYTAAIFGAALNAESVEIWTDVDGVMTTDPRMVREAFSLPTMSYEEAMEMSHFGAKVIYPPTIQPLCSKNIPIYIKNTFNPTFEGTRISRDSEQREYLIKGISTIKDVALINLQGSGLIGVTGVSSRLFGALAKSDVNVILITQASSEHSISFAINPSDSEKAREALQKEFNEEIKARKIDPIQIEVNLSVLAIIGENMRHTPGISAKFFNALGKNGINVVAMAQGSSELNLSVVVPSKDLSKALNSVHDAFFLSNHKTVNLFVVGVGLIGGTLIDQIKKQADVLREKQLLNINVIGIARSTKMLFNESGINLETWEQDLDERGEAVDLDAFVMKMKVLNLSNSIFVDNTSSAEVIKYYMSILDASINITTPNKLASSGSYIQYDELKKLAFNHNVKYLYETNVGAGLPVLTTLSDLKNSGDEIISIEGVLSGTLSFIFNTYDGSVPFSQVVKDAKEKGFTEPDPRDDLNGMDVARKILILAREAGNVLELQDVEIDPILPQNCFDAPSIEEFFVELEKADGQMADKCQSAAQDGKVLRFIASFEDGKAKVSLQAVDMSNPFYSLSGSDNMISFRTSRYDERPLVIKGPGAGAEVTAAGVFAEIISISNKLA, encoded by the coding sequence AAACGAAAGAATCTTGAATTTGCAATGGTTAATTCTGCCATGGGCGGCATTACCAACAAGATTATTGACGCTGCTCACAGAGCTAGCAATAGTGACGAGACCTACAAAGAAATTTTCGCTGATATTGAAACAAGGCATATTGCCACCATTAAAGAATTGATTATTATTGAGTCGCAAAGTAGAGTTATCGCACAAACAAAAATTCTTCTAAATGAACTGGAGGATTTGCTCTATGGAGTTTCTTTGATCAAAGAGCTTTCATTGAGAACTTTGGACCTTATATTATCATTTGGCGAAAGAATGGCCTCGTATGTCATTTCTGAATTTTTGAATCAAGAAGGAGTGCCTGCAGAATTTTTGGATGCGAGGAAACTTATCTTGACAGATAAAACTTTCGGAAATGCAAAAGTGGACTTTGAAGAAACGAACTATAATATAGTAGAACACTTCAAAAACACAGACAAACTGCAAGTCATCACAGGATTTGTCGCTTCTACAGAAAGAGGTGCCACAACTACGCTAGGAAGAGGCGGTTCGGATTACACTGCCGCGATTTTTGGCGCGGCGCTTAATGCTGAATCCGTGGAAATCTGGACAGATGTGGACGGAGTAATGACTACCGATCCTCGCATGGTAAGAGAAGCATTCTCTTTGCCTACAATGAGCTATGAAGAAGCGATGGAAATGTCGCACTTTGGCGCGAAAGTAATTTATCCGCCAACGATTCAGCCTCTTTGCAGCAAAAACATACCCATATATATAAAGAATACTTTCAATCCGACTTTTGAAGGGACTAGAATCAGCAGAGATTCTGAACAAAGAGAGTATCTAATCAAAGGCATCTCAACAATCAAAGATGTCGCCCTTATAAATCTGCAAGGAAGCGGCCTTATTGGAGTTACTGGAGTATCTTCAAGATTATTCGGCGCTCTTGCAAAGTCCGATGTCAATGTGATTTTGATTACGCAAGCATCATCGGAGCACTCGATTTCTTTTGCCATCAATCCGTCGGATTCAGAAAAAGCAAGAGAAGCTCTTCAAAAAGAATTCAATGAAGAGATCAAAGCTAGAAAAATCGATCCTATACAAATAGAAGTTAATTTATCTGTATTGGCGATAATAGGAGAGAATATGAGACATACTCCTGGCATATCAGCAAAGTTCTTCAATGCATTAGGCAAAAATGGAATTAATGTAGTCGCTATGGCTCAAGGTTCGTCAGAATTGAACCTTTCGGTTGTCGTGCCTTCCAAAGATTTGTCAAAAGCCTTGAACTCGGTTCATGACGCCTTTTTCCTTTCTAATCACAAGACAGTGAATCTTTTTGTGGTTGGCGTAGGGCTTATTGGCGGTACTTTAATTGACCAAATCAAAAAGCAAGCTGATGTGTTAAGAGAAAAGCAACTCCTAAACATCAATGTGATTGGAATCGCCAGAAGCACTAAAATGCTATTCAATGAAAGCGGAATCAACCTAGAGACTTGGGAGCAGGATTTGGATGAAAGGGGCGAAGCCGTTGATTTGGATGCATTTGTCATGAAAATGAAAGTATTGAATTTATCAAACAGCATTTTCGTAGACAATACTTCCAGCGCTGAAGTCATCAAGTATTACATGAGCATCTTGGACGCATCCATCAACATCACAACTCCAAACAAGCTAGCCAGCTCTGGTTCTTATATCCAGTATGACGAGTTGAAGAAATTGGCGTTCAACCACAATGTGAAGTATCTCTACGAAACGAATGTAGGGGCAGGCCTTCCTGTCTTGACTACCTTGTCGGATTTGAAAAATAGTGGAGATGAAATCATCAGCATCGAAGGTGTTCTTTCAGGAACTCTTTCATTCATATTCAACACATATGACGGAAGCGTGCCGTTCAGCCAAGTAGTAAAAGACGCTAAAGAGAAAGGATTTACTGAGCCGGATCCACGTGACGATCTAAACGGTATGGACGTGGCCAGAAAAATTCTTATTCTTGCTAGGGAAGCAGGAAATGTCTTAGAATTGCAAGATGTGGAAATAGACCCAATACTGCCTCAAAACTGTTTCGACGCGCCTTCTATCGAAGAATTTTTCGTAGAACTGGAAAAAGCTGATGGACAGATGGCTGACAAATGCCAATCCGCCGCTCAAGATGGAAAAGTATTGAGATTCATCGCAAGCTTCGAAGATGGCAAAGCAAAAGTAAGCCTTCAGGCGGTAGATATGTCAAACCCATTCTACAGTCTGTCAGGAAGCGATAATATGATTTCTTTCCGTACCAGCAGATATGATGAAAGACCATTAGTCATTAAAGGCCCTGGAGCTGGAGCAGAAGTGACAGCTGCTGGAGTATTTGCAGAGATAATAAGCATCAGCAATAAATTGGCATAA
- a CDS encoding 4Fe-4S dicluster domain-containing protein, protein MSKSETRRFTLKDIFDRFRKDSNSCEGGDCHCGPDQNPSHKPEKQDGFEQVFNAPQNRRSSLKKLTASLLAGAGAVSACNPVKDDKAKEKSQISWEEQFKGNYKLMTEEEKKATVNRLVRSYELRTGKALNMSSKGPEKDVLFGYAFNISKCKGYMDCINACVEENNQDRDSQMQYIRIHEMEDGNGLNFGKSKDNYYHEVPAQGHFYMGTQCFHCEDAPCVKVCPTQATWQEKDGIVVVDYDWCVGCRYCMAACPYDGRRFNWSEPNVPEEELNKNQHYLGNRMRKKGVVEKCTFCIQRSREGANPACVEACPTGARIFGNLLDPNSTIRWVLENKKVFRLKEDLGTEPKFWYFMD, encoded by the coding sequence ATGAGTAAAAGCGAAACAAGGAGATTCACTCTCAAAGATATATTCGATAGATTCAGAAAAGATTCAAATTCTTGCGAGGGAGGAGATTGCCATTGCGGGCCTGATCAAAACCCTTCTCACAAACCTGAAAAGCAGGACGGTTTCGAGCAAGTGTTCAACGCACCTCAAAACCGCAGAAGTTCATTAAAAAAGCTTACCGCAAGCTTGCTTGCGGGAGCTGGAGCAGTAAGCGCCTGCAATCCCGTCAAAGATGACAAGGCAAAAGAAAAGTCTCAAATCAGTTGGGAGGAACAGTTCAAAGGCAATTACAAACTGATGACAGAGGAAGAAAAAAAAGCTACTGTCAATCGATTGGTGAGATCCTATGAACTGAGAACAGGAAAAGCGCTTAACATGTCTTCCAAAGGGCCTGAAAAAGATGTGCTCTTTGGCTATGCTTTCAACATTTCCAAGTGCAAAGGCTACATGGATTGCATCAATGCCTGTGTAGAGGAAAACAACCAAGATAGAGATTCTCAGATGCAATATATTCGCATCCATGAGATGGAAGACGGCAATGGATTGAACTTCGGCAAGTCCAAAGACAATTATTACCACGAAGTGCCAGCTCAAGGCCATTTTTACATGGGTACGCAATGCTTTCATTGCGAAGACGCTCCCTGCGTGAAAGTATGTCCTACACAAGCCACTTGGCAAGAAAAAGACGGAATTGTGGTCGTAGATTACGACTGGTGCGTAGGTTGTAGATACTGCATGGCGGCCTGCCCTTATGACGGAAGAAGATTCAACTGGTCAGAACCAAATGTTCCCGAAGAGGAATTGAACAAGAATCAGCATTACCTTGGCAATCGAATGAGGAAAAAAGGGGTAGTGGAAAAGTGCACATTCTGCATCCAACGCTCGCGTGAGGGAGCCAACCCTGCTTGCGTAGAGGCATGTCCTACCGGAGCCCGTATTTTCGGGAATTTGCTAGATCCAAACAGCACCATAAGATGGGTATTAGAGAACAAAAAAGTTTTCCGATTGAAAGAAGACCTTGGCACTGAGCCAAAGTTCTGGTATTTCATGGACTAG
- a CDS encoding chaperone NapD: MHISQFAKTVFRVLSQIETIMPIKSYLAHPHEGLKEKLAQELATIPQCEVIPAKNENLLIVVTETESKEEEKELENALEKIQSMKLLAMVSGFNTSKQD, translated from the coding sequence TTGCATATTAGCCAATTCGCCAAAACCGTCTTCAGAGTCCTCTCGCAAATAGAAACGATCATGCCTATTAAAAGCTATCTAGCACACCCACACGAAGGATTAAAAGAAAAGCTGGCACAGGAGCTGGCGACTATTCCCCAATGCGAAGTCATTCCCGCAAAAAATGAGAATCTGCTTATTGTTGTCACCGAGACCGAAAGCAAAGAAGAAGAAAAAGAGCTTGAAAACGCGCTTGAGAAAATTCAAAGCATGAAACTGCTTGCTATGGTATCTGGATTCAACACCTCAAAACAAGACTGA
- a CDS encoding cytochrome c3 family protein codes for MKNIAIALLALTPLFILSSCGHGSKHQNGVVEKVVEKGKSYNGISISSEDHLAEENLIEIKVAGMSFMIPERKSKIKSFACGDCHSKPLEELKSNEEGFKKAHWDIKLDHASSSTMDCMSCHDDKDMNHLKTLTGQQVDFNRSDRSCQQCHSQQHSDWVGGAHGKRIKSWASPRASKTCVSCHDPHKPHIESRWPSRYNTNNAE; via the coding sequence ATGAAAAATATAGCTATTGCTCTGTTGGCCTTGACGCCTTTGTTCATCTTAAGTTCTTGCGGACATGGAAGCAAGCACCAAAACGGCGTAGTGGAAAAAGTTGTGGAAAAAGGCAAAAGCTACAATGGCATCAGCATCAGCTCTGAAGACCATTTGGCTGAAGAGAACCTCATAGAAATCAAAGTCGCCGGCATGTCTTTTATGATTCCTGAGAGAAAAAGCAAGATAAAGTCATTTGCTTGCGGAGACTGTCACTCCAAGCCGTTGGAAGAGCTAAAATCCAATGAGGAAGGGTTTAAAAAAGCCCATTGGGACATCAAGCTTGATCATGCCAGCAGCTCAACTATGGACTGTATGAGTTGTCATGATGACAAAGACATGAATCACCTTAAGACCCTAACAGGGCAACAGGTTGATTTTAATCGCAGCGATCGTTCATGCCAGCAATGTCACTCCCAACAACATAGCGATTGGGTTGGTGGAGCCCATGGCAAGAGAATAAAAAGCTGGGCATCTCCAAGAGCTTCGAAAACATGCGTAAGTTGCCATGATCCGCACAAACCGCATATCGAATCGAGATGGCCATCCAGATACAATACCAATAATGCAGAGTAG
- the pheA gene encoding prephenate dehydratase, giving the protein MTPEIEKAELAKLRDEIDAIDNQLLQLINNRMDVVRRVGELKKANNTVIYRPEREKSIIDRLDGQNNGLLNKSAIEAIFLEIFAISRNLELPEKIAYLGPESSFTHQAAESRFGAMSEYLPISSITKVFEAVDTGRARYGVVPIENNQEGIVSETIDLLGQFDLSIVAEIAMPIHFAFGSKHNSIKEIKKVYSRDIAFLQCKNFIAESFGENVELVPVNSTSRAVKLALEEEGAAALCPKIAAKQAGLPILFENVEDSEDNFTRFLILAKDFINQKSGNDKTTILAQVSNEPGALANLLQGFYDAGINLTKIESRPAKKGKNFSYQFFIDFDGHFNDENAEKVLTEFSENIKCLGSYVKMC; this is encoded by the coding sequence ATGACACCTGAAATAGAAAAAGCTGAACTCGCAAAGCTTAGAGACGAAATTGACGCTATTGACAACCAACTACTTCAACTTATCAACAACCGTATGGATGTGGTTAGAAGGGTGGGAGAATTGAAAAAGGCCAATAATACGGTTATTTACAGACCTGAAAGGGAAAAAAGCATTATCGACAGGCTCGATGGACAAAATAACGGATTGCTTAATAAATCCGCGATCGAAGCCATTTTCCTGGAAATCTTCGCTATCAGCCGCAACTTGGAATTGCCGGAGAAGATCGCCTACTTAGGACCTGAAAGCAGTTTCACCCATCAAGCGGCAGAGAGCAGATTTGGAGCGATGAGCGAATACCTGCCGATAAGCTCCATTACCAAGGTATTTGAAGCTGTGGATACTGGAAGAGCAAGATACGGCGTTGTGCCTATTGAGAATAACCAAGAAGGAATTGTCAGCGAGACAATAGATTTGCTTGGCCAATTCGACCTTTCGATTGTTGCAGAAATAGCCATGCCTATTCATTTTGCATTTGGCTCGAAGCACAACTCTATAAAAGAAATCAAAAAAGTATACTCTAGAGATATCGCTTTTCTACAGTGCAAGAACTTTATAGCTGAAAGTTTTGGAGAAAATGTAGAGCTCGTGCCTGTAAACTCAACTTCGAGAGCTGTGAAATTAGCTTTGGAAGAAGAAGGAGCTGCTGCTCTATGCCCTAAAATAGCGGCTAAACAAGCTGGCCTTCCGATTTTATTCGAGAATGTTGAGGATTCTGAAGACAATTTCACTCGCTTCTTGATATTGGCCAAAGATTTCATCAATCAAAAAAGCGGCAATGACAAAACTACGATCCTTGCTCAAGTTTCTAATGAGCCAGGAGCCTTAGCGAATCTATTGCAAGGCTTCTACGATGCTGGAATCAACTTGACAAAAATCGAAAGCAGACCTGCTAAAAAGGGCAAGAATTTCTCTTACCAATTCTTCATAGACTTTGATGGCCATTTCAACGATGAAAATGCTGAAAAAGTGTTGACGGAATTCAGTGAAAATATCAAGTGCCTCGGCAGTTATGTAAAAATGTGCTAA